One part of the Gossypium raimondii isolate GPD5lz chromosome 1, ASM2569854v1, whole genome shotgun sequence genome encodes these proteins:
- the LOC105787078 gene encoding uncharacterized protein LOC105787078: MLSWEAKTQIQQLWDLISLGDDVCTAATKAKSFKKEVSNLVSLVCRLSQMLKTLLCFVTSPHTSLYLRPLHCIVKEVKVGFEHALSIVHKCKRGNLLWKLFTTCSYATQFVELFNCLNASTSDMKWLLSIYMPQSCSTPTYEKPVKVKVWSCIAAVKMGRALEDRVRAVKQLASLAEQNDEYKNIIYEEDGVPSLQKLLKEKISLDAQIMAVKTLCLLANEEERKRVIMKEMVSTILSRLSRTSAMPDQIQAANLVTGIAEHNPKLKEYALIRENVIWQLITLLSPADDTKRNPKLKLSCSRALWMLVQGSISNCETLTETKGMLCLAKLLKTEKDELQYNCLMIIREITAIAESNNEFRHSTFKSSSPAAKAVVDELLRVIKEFDNMKLRIPAIKSVGSLARSFSAKECQVISPLVARLGDMDREVAMEASIALQKFICPNNYLSCVHSKWIIESNGVPLLIKLLLDDGDEKLQCHRLTLICYLANHDSNSNVLLKEGALTALQTTAPTVMAQHPELKQLVSQAICKLQSNKAAKHQELENSRGIKRFITEQGKAVVDLVRGLKLKLETACVGGRVNIQLQGYWKSYKKKISGAIRSLRMRRRWRLVKAKSVELALTLRSVIEYSGKRVIMKETASKLRVVKRIVKSMEKKEIRRKFGFIIHKIFYICNIYMLVT, translated from the coding sequence ATGTTGAGTTGGGAGGCCAAAACACAGATTCAGCAACTCTGGGATTTGATATCGTTAGGGGATGATGTTTGCACAGCCGCGACCAAGGCTAAGTCGTTCAAGAAGGAAGTCTCCAATTTGGTATCGTTAGTTTGTCGACTATCGCAAATGCTGAAAACCCTGCTTTGTTTCGTTACTTCACCTCATACTTCCCTTTACTTGCGCCCACTTCATTGCATAGTCAAAGAGGTTAAGGTTGGCTTTGAGCACGCCCTCTCCATTGTCCACAAATGCAAGCGCGGAAACCTGTTGTGGAAACTCTTCACTACCTGCAGCTATGCAACCCAATTTGTGGAGCTCTTCAACTGTTTAAATGCTTCTACCAGCGATATGAAATGGCTGCTTTCCATCTACATGCCCCAAAGTTGCTCGACGCCGACGTACGAGAAACCAGTTAAGGTTAAGGTGTGGTCTTGCATCGCCGCAGTCAAAATGGGGCGTGCATTGGAAGATCGCGTCCGGGCGGTGAAACAACTGGCATCACTTGCTGAGCAAAACGATGAGTATAAGAACATTATTTATGAAGAAGACGGGGTACCGTCTTTACAAAAGCTTTTAAAAGAGAAGATATCTTTGGATGCTCAAATCATGGCTGTCAAAACACTTTGCCTTTTAGCTAACGAGGAGGAAAGGAAAAGGGTTATTATGAAGGAAATGGTTTCTACAATCTTAAGTCGTTTATCAAGAACATCAGCGATGCCTGATCAAATTCAAGCAGCCAATTTGGTTACCGGCATTGCAGAGCATAAcccaaaattgaaggaataCGCTTTAATCAGAGAGAATGTGATATGGCAGCTGATTACATTGTTGTCACCTGCAGATGATACTAAACGGAATCCGAAATTGAAACTTAGTTGTTCCAGGGCTTTATGGATGCTTGTTCAAGGGAGCATTTCAAATTGTGAGACATTGACGGAGACAAAAGGAATGCTATGCTTGGCTAAGTTGTTGAAAACGGAAAAAGATGAATTACAATACAATTGCTTAATGATTATTAGAGAAATTACAGCCATCGCTGaatcaaataatgaatttagaCATTCCACCTTTAAGAGTTCTTCTCCGGCTGCAAAGGCAGTTGTCGATGAGCTATTGAGAGTAATCAAAGAATTCGACAACATGAAACTGAGAATTCCGGCAATCAAGTCAGTCGGTTCATTGGCAAGGTCTTTTTCAGCGAAAGAGTGCCAAGTAATTAGTCCACTGGTGGCTCGACTAGGCGATATGGACCGGGAAGTTGCAATGGAAGCTTCTATTGCTTTGCAAAAGTTTATCTGCCCAAATAATTACCTCTCTTGCGTGCATTCGAAGTGGATAATCGAATCGAACGGCGTACCATTGTTAATCAAGCTATTACTTGACGACGGTGATGAAAAGTTACAGTGCCATAGATTAACTCTCATCTGCTATCTTGCAAACCACGACAGCAATAGCAATGTATTGCTAAAAGAAGGAGCACTGACAGCTCTTCAAACAACAGCTCCGACAGTCATGGCCCAACACCCTGAGTTAAAACAATTGGTGTCCCAGGCCATATGCAAACTACAATCCAACAAAGCAGCCAAGCACCAAGAATTAGAAAACTCACGAGGCATTAAACGGTTTATTACAGAACAGGGTAAAGCAGTTGTCGATTTGGTACGAGGTTTGAAGTTAAAGTTAGAGACCGCATGTGTTGGAGGGAGAGTAAATATCCAACTCCAGGGTTATTGGAAatcatataaaaagaaaatttcaggCGCAATACGTTCATTGAGGATGAGGAGACGGTGGAGGCTTGTGAAAGCTAAAAGCGTGGAACTGGCATTAACTCTAAGATCAGTGATTGAGTATTCAGGGAAAAGGGTAATAATGAAGGAGACGGCATCAAAGCTTAGGGTGGTGAAGAGAATTGTTAAATCAATGGAGAAAAAAGagattagaagaaaatttggttTCATCATACATAAGATTTTTTATATCTGTAATATCTATATGTTAGTAACATAA
- the LOC105786091 gene encoding B3 domain-containing transcription factor NGA4, with amino-acid sequence MATIVSKRLRKTDIQKRMTIPSKSLNCFPALSGNEHMVDFDVRDECGHVWKFRIYTRKSNNKYRKPVLTKGWREFVCRKELSIDDKVEFYMDKQQADGSAEYRVTVQKAVKVFGAIFAHKPFPAFHSL; translated from the exons atggcaaccaTCGTCTCAAAGCGTCTTAGGAAGACTGATATTCAGAAGCGAATGACGATCCCAAGCAAGTCCCTTAACTGTTTCCCTGCTTTAAGTGGGAATGAGCATATGGTGGATTTTGATGTGAGAGACGAGTGTGGGCATGTTTGGAAGTTCCGAATTTACACTCGTAAAAGCAACAATAAGTATCGGAAGCCAGTTCTTACCAAGGGATGGCGAGAGTTCGTTTGCAGGAAAGAGCTTAGTATTGATGATAAAGTTGAGTTTTACATGGATAAACAACAAGCTGACGGTAGTGCTGAGTATCGTGTCACTGTGCAGAAAGCTGTTAAAGTATTTGGTGCCATTTTTGCTCATAAACCATTTCCCG CATTTCATAGTTTGTGA